CCCAATCACTTAGACTATCATCTGAATTAAGTTTAAAAAGCTTTTGGAGCAAGTCAGGGCTTTGTACAAATCTACAGAATAGCATCTCGGTTCAGTCCATTGTACAAAAGTGGACAGATCATAAGCTACAGCCACACTGCCTAGGTCAGGCCGTCCTtctaaacacaacacacaatgcAATAGAAAAGGGAATTGGTTAGAATGGCTGATGTGAAACCAGCGGGGTCTGTACatctttataaaatattattaacaaGGCACATTAGCCAGGTAACACCATACCtgctgtaaaatatggtggcgGTAGCATCTTGCTTGAATAGCAGGGAAATCAAGTGAATAGATGGTGTACAGTTGAGCTTGGTAAGTTCAGTTCTCTGTAGCAGAAGGCTGAAACTGGTAAGGACAGGAGGTTTTAGGAGTCTTTTAGCCAGACAGTGACCCAAAGCAACCCTGGAGTTGTTCAAAATGTAAGTAATTGATGTTGTTAAGTGGCTTAGAGTCCCTCAACCACTGAACACTTATGATTGGACCTTTTTTATTCAAGAAATCTGATTCTAAAATGGGAGTTCTCTAGCTTAAATGAAGTTAAAATAACTCGGTAGGGGTTGAATACTTTTTCAAGGCTCTGTAACTAAGAGTACGTACTTTATTTAGTGACCGTGCTAGTGTTGAAGAACGTGAGCGTGTTTTCTAACCCTAACACACCTATCTCAGGtatttttgtaatgcagtgatgatgtgtgatgctaacatgCTTACAGTAGCTGAGCGACTGTGTGTCAGATTAGGTGAAATGATCTCAAATCGTATACAGACTGATATTGATGCTGAATATCAGTACGCACTGGTGCTTCCCTAGTCAAGAACgatgagaactgagacagacgTCCAGCAAATAGGGTTCGATCGAACTGGCAAAAATCCTTTCATAGATGGCTTGCTGGCTACGGTGCTAGTACAGTGGTTTAAATTCCAGGACTTGATCCTCAGTAGCTCAGGTTTTTGTTATAATTCATTTGTCATTTGTGGCTTTAAATCAAATCATCTACAAATAAAGTCAAGaattaagaggaagaagatctAACAAAATGTCCATAAAAGTCTGTTGAATACATAAAATATGACAGTATGTATaaaacaggggttttcaaccagTGGGGCGCGAGTCCCTTTGCATGGGGGCGTGATATTATGagattttttacttctaaaactaaagcaattaatttttcacccacagaaggcatatttgattagttacactgactacacacacacacacacacacacacacacgtctaatGTTATCCAGCTCAGTCTGGTAATAGAACCGTTggctagcaaaacttaaaaCAGGGTGACAAAACAATGGCTGCATCCAAAattgcatacttaaacagtacgtactgaATTGGAGGCAGTGCGCtctgctcggccggtaaagcagtaaaaGCTCTTCCAGTACATAAGTGTGCAGGATGTACGCAACCTCGGACGTAATAAATGACCAGTTGTGCCAGCCGAGGCTTCCAATAAGCAATCTACATCAGTATCCTGAACTGGTGAACTCTGTAACGGATGTACTTTTGCCTTTGATTGGTTCTGtaaagtaacgttttctgctctcatctatatcaaaagcaagaaccgcttacgatttacgacCAGCTGTAACTGACATTAAAACACGAATTTCTATGATGTGCGAGCAGAAACTATTTAAATCAGCAAAAccgcatcgtatgtatgatgtgcacaacgttaattatattattttagcttgtcaagagctttcgTAATGGCTTCTGGGCAAGGTTCAACAGGGGGAGGGTCGCAAGTCCAAGGTCGGCACACGGagggggggcgcatgtccaaaaaggttgaaaacccctggtataaaacattttatttttacaggtaATTTTTATAACCCAGTGGTGTTTAGATGGTAAATAATTATTTGCACAGACAGAATTAATCAGccagtttgttttgtttccatCTTTGAGAACTAAAACCTTTTatataaacaattatttattgtttatagaGAATTagattttgtgtatttatttacttggaCTTCTGACTAAATTGAAGCCTGTTTGATCAAAACGGCACTTACTGCAATTCAttaaacttaattttatttatatatattatttttatgcagTAATGCTGCATTGTAAatacactacatagccaaaagtatgtggacacccctcataATTATTAGGCTCAGGTGTTTTAACCTGATGCGTTCTATACAACAGGTTTGGGAAGAAACACAAAGCAGGTCAGATCAAGTCAGGGCCTCGACCTTAACCCCTTCAAcgctgattgtgagccaggctttctcgtccaacataagtgcctgacctcacgaTGCTTTTTAGAatatcttgtggaaagcttttccAGACGGGTGGAAGGTGGGGTCAACTCCATATTGTCCAAGATGTCCAgtaagttcatggtcaggtgtctacatacttttgatcatagtTACCCAGGTCAACACTGTAAAATGGATGGGAGTCATTAAGTCGTGGCTACCTGGGTAGGAAAAAATGATGCAGGTTGGTGATTGTACTGAACGAGGGTCATGAATTCATTCCCAGCTGGCAGATAAAGATTGTCGGTTACCGAGTcccctctctctcacacacacacacacacacacacacacacttctgtttaaaGGACTTGTCATACATAATGCAGGATATAAAATGTGAAACTAAATTGATGAAAAGTTCTGGACACAAAAAGCACATAAGCTGTAGGACTGTGACTGACGGGAATGATGACGGTCGCTCTCTCGGTCTTTCTGTGTCTCCACGCCGGACTCTTCCTTCTGTTCTCTCGTCCCgctctctcagtgccggtcGTAGGCCGTGGCCGTGGCTGCAGGTCCTGCACCTCGCGTAGCAGCGCCGTAGTAATACGGAGATCCTGCAGGGTCACACGAGACAGTGGCTCAGTTCACTGTTTAATTGGGGTTTCATTTGGACTGTGTGGTGAGGTGTAAACCGGCGACTTGGTAGTGATGGCGTTTGAACTAGTGACCCATTAACAACTAGTCCATAACCTTATCCAGTAAGTTACTAATATTTATTAAGTACTGGAATAGCCTTACTTAGCTTTTAGCTGTTCCTGTATTAAGGTGTCATCACTCATTATTCCCCATAGTTTCAAAATGAGACGTCTGGTGTCCAGACACTTTTGAGCATCTAGTGTAGGTGTGTCTACATCAGTCGACCTCGATGATCTTATTTTTACTCAGATGTAGAATGACAGCTTGTTATTGCCCACTGGAAAATCCAATTTTCCAGAAGTGAGGAGGCACATCGGTCTGGATCAGCGCGTGTCGGCACTAAGTGCTGATCGAGCTCTCTGTGATAAAAAGCCTTTAGTGAAACACTAACGTACGACGTGTCCATTTCTTCTCATTACACACGAAGGGAGGCGCGAGCGGCTGAGAGAAGaacgaaagaaagaagaaagatgaTGCTGCGCTACAGTGCGGTAGTTGTGTTAGATGGTAGCTGTGGGTAGACGTATAACACCAACTGTGTAATAATCAGTGTGAGAACGAGCGGTCACATCAAGGTGACTCTGTGGTTGTAGCTGAGGGCGTCGGACTCACTGCTTAGTATTTTAACTCAACAGATACCATGTTGGAACTTAGATGGTGTAGCGGTGTTTGGTACCTGTGAGTTGTGAAGTCTGTGTGTCTGTTGCACCTGtgggttgtgtagtgtgtgtgtgtgtgtgtgtgtttggtacctgtggtctgtgtgtgtgtgtgtgtgtgtgtgtgtgtgtttggtacctgtgggttgtgtagtgtgtgtgtgtgtgtgtgtttggtacctgtgggttgtgtagtgtgtgtgtgtgtgtgtgtgtggtacctgtgggttgtgtagtctgtgtgtgtgtgtgtgtgtgggtgtatttgGTACCTGTGGgttgtgtagtatgtgtgtgtgtgtgtgtgtgtgtgtttggtaccTGTGGGTTGtgtagcatgtgtgtgtgtgtgtgtgtgtgtgtttggtacctgttggttgtgtgtgtgtgtattttgtacctgtgggttgtgtagtgtgtggtgtgtgtgtgtgtgtgtgtgtgtgtgtgtgtgtgtgtgtgtggtacctctggggtgggttgtgtgtgtgtgtgtgtgtgtgtgtgtggtacctgtgGGTTGTGTAGTCTGGCTGGGGAAAAGGCCTGATGAAGCTGCTCTCTCTGATCCCAAAAGAGAACCGTACTCCTGTTGaaacacttcacacacacacacacacacacacacacacacacacacacacacacacacacacacacacattaatctCTGCTCCTGTATGGCTGAAGTCCAGCACATTTCGGTCATCCTGCCTGCTCAAACACACCTGAATCAACTCAGCTGAGGCGTGTACTGCTGTGtgtgaattgtgtgtgtgtgtgtgtgtgtgtgtgtgcgtgtgtgtgcgtgtctgaGTGGTGTATTTACCCAGCAGACTCGGATTGGCGAACCTCCACGACTCGTTGTATGTGGAGTACTGAGGATGAGAGTACGGGCTCCCCGAGAACTCGCCGCCTGCCAGGAGAAACAGAGAAGGCCGTGAGGACTGGTGTGGGTTTGGACAGTGTGTAAAACTCCTGGACTATCGAGCGAGTGCGAGTGTCAATTTGCGATGGTTTTTCTCCTCCGCTGCTTCACTAgttttgctctctctctctctctctctctctctctagggAACTCTCTCACTTTACTGACTGCCACtagctttctctttctctctctcttcctcccTCCGTCTCTCGCTCTGTCGGTTCTGCCTGGATGCTTTCGGTGCCCCCCTTCCCACCGCGTGTCAGCCCCCTGCTGAAGGAGCAGGAGAGACGGTGGGAAAGAGGAAAAGAGAGATACATAGAAGAATAAAAAGCAGAATGAAGAGAGATCCAGGGTTCATCGATTTTCCCCTCACACTCATATTTACTCCCCCTTTATCTGATGCTGGCtggatagaatagaatgcctttatttgtcatatatatatatcagctccacttaccatatagaagcactttgtagctctacaattactgactgtagtccatctattactctacatgctttttaacctgctttcaccctgttctgcaatggtcaggacccccacaggaccaccacagagcaggtattatttaggtggtggatgattttcagcactgcagtgacactgacatggtggtggtgtgttagtgtgtgttgtgctggtatgagtggatcagacacagcagcactgctggagtttttaaataccgtgtccacacactgtccactctattagacactcctacctagtcggtccaccttgtagatgtaaagtcagagacgatcgctcatctattgctgctgtttgagtcggtcatcttctagaccttcatcagtggtcacaggatatttttggttggtggactattctcagtccagcagtgacagtgacgtgtttaaaaactccagcagcgctgctgtgtctgatccactcataccagcacaacacacactaacacaccaccaccatgtcagtgtcactgcagtgctgagaatgatccaccacctaaataatacctgctctgtggtggtcctgtgggggtcctgaccactgaagaacagcatgaaaggggaaacagatggactacagtcagtaattgtagaactacaaagtgctcctatatggtaagtggagctgataaaatagacagtgagtgtagaaacaaggaggtggttttaatgttatgcctcatcagtgtatatatatatacaggtgtacagtacaatgaaattctttcttcacatatcccagcttgtttggaagctggggtcaaagcacagggtcagccattgtacggcgcccctggagcagaaggggttaagggccttactcaagggcccaacagtggctgcatggcagagctgggatttgaactctcaacctttcagttgatagcccaaagctcaaccccactaggctaccactgtcccacacaCACTGTTTCGAATTCCTCATTGCTATTCCATAGAGGAACATGCTAAGCTCTCAGTAGTTCTCCACCACTCAAGCATCTTGTCCACACAGCAGGACTCGCTGTTGGAGAGGCAAACATGTAGGGCAGAGGTAGCTCAGCAGCGAAGGTACTGacctagtaattaaaaggttgctggttctatTTCACCACAGCCAAGTTGACAGTCTTGGCACTCTTACTAGCTTAAAGTTtggttgtaagtcactttggataaaagcctctgctaaatgttATAAACCCAAGGTCCCAGCATGCTTTAAGAGCTCATGATACAACTGTAGAAATTGTTCGTGTAACTTTAAGAGCTGTTAATGACAAATTCACATCATGTTTGACTTCGGTCGGTCTGGTTTCTTGTTTTGTACACTGTGCGTCGTCTACAGGTCACCAGTCGTCCTTCATCCATTACGAGGCCAGTTTTAATGAGTCAGTGGTGAAGAGCCACTGACAGACAGCAGGGTGACACTGTTGCTCTGAATAAAATACGTTCTCCCAGGATCTGAGTGTCAGGTCAAATCTCTGTGGGTTTggaaatctgtgtgtgtgtgttggtggtgaaGTTGGCACCGGGTGGAACCGTAAGCAAAGCTGCGGGAGAAGAACAGAGCGTGCCGAAGAACGGCTGAATGAATTAGTCAAGGGTCAGTGGTGATTctcattaaaaacaaattactgATGTTGAGAGGGGACAGCTGTGAGACTGGAGCCTAATAGCACCTCCATCCTGGCATAGAACTTAGACACGACCCCCGTCCCCCCCACACACAGACCGGCCGTCAACCCACCTCCCCTCCTAACTTCCCGGAACCCCGTGGGAGTGCTGTCAACCTGCCAGACAGGAAGTGCCAaagacaagtgcacctcccacaGGGACATGGGCAGAAATAAAGCAGGGTGAAACGGAGACAGATAAAAAAATGGGCTGATGAGGGTCGCGATGTAAGAAATTGTTCCGCTGCTTTGTGCTTTTCATCAGACTTAATTACATTCGTACCTTTTGCTTTAGAAGCCAGATTTGTTGTAAATGATGTTCTATAGGCTCAGTAAATACAAGCCAGTAAAATACGCTGTACCATCATGgcatttgtttttttccttGGTGTCATTTAATCCATGGCATCCAAACGCCCACAGCCGATGATGACGCTTCCAGTGTGAACACAGAGCGATAAGCGATCAGTGATTCGGGCGACAAGAGGCGAAAAGCTGCTGCCGGTATGAACGCAGGGTTAGACAGACACTAGCAATCAGATTCATCCCTAAACTCTTGTATACAGAAGGATCTCCTGCAAGCAGCAGTTTGAAGGCACAACGGTGGACGCACGATTTCTAAAATAATGCAGCTAACTCACCGGGCACCATTCCTGTGAGCGACGGAGCCGAGTAGCTGCCCTGGCCGGCCGGGGGAACATGAGGAGGGTAGCCTGGAAGTGTAGTGCTGCCTAAGTCACGACCTGAAAGAGACAAACAGTTCTTACAAAGGACACGTAATACAGGCGATTTCATGAATAAGATGTACAacactataaggccaaaagtatttggacaccatgagcttgttggacatcccatttcataaACAAATAgtgttaaaatagagtgacctttatgtgaccttttcagctTTAAAAACAGCCAGGCTGCTTACAAGACATACAGAaatatgtctgtaggaattctATACAGACACAAGCAAGAAAGGAGAAAGGATCGTCTATGAGAAGTCCGGCATGTGGGTTTGTAAACTAGTTATATTAAActagctgtatgtgtgtgtgagcgagtgtATGGGTGAGTGTGTCCAAGATGGTTCATTCGGGCAGTGCACATGaagtgatcagcatttcaagTGAATGGGTGCTGGTACACATCCATTAAGACGTGTACAGGGATTTGATCTCACAGGTAAACTTTAGGATTCGACCCCCCAACcctcacaagattcatcagttcaagtttttaatatcaaacacagtcatggacaattttgtatctccaattcacctcacttgcacgcctttgaactgtgggaggaaaccaggagcacccgcaggaaacccacacagacacggggagaacatgcaaactccacacagaaagaacctggaccgccccacctggggatcgaacccaggaccttcttgctgtgaggcgacagtgctacccactgagccaccggaATAAgatgaagtggtggtaaaacagacaatgaataaatgaatgaatgattatagATCCTGTTCAGAGTGACCGCTGAGTCCGAGCGCTGGTATTAAATACGGGTGAGACAAATAAAGGAGAGAAAATGAAGTAGAAATAGAGAGAGTAAAGAGACCACAGAGCAGAGAAGGACGGACAGACACGTCTCGTCTCACTTCCTCTGCCGTGTCGGACACTGTGCAGCGACAGAGAGGCATTAGTGAGGACCGGATACTAATCCACTGCGGGTCAGTGGACAGGTCGAACgagggagaaagagagagagagagacggaggCAGGAGTCAGACAGGGCCGGATCCTCCGAGAGCGACTGTCAGCCGGAGGAaccaagagagagagagatcgtTTCTCTGTGGTTCAGGCCGGGGTAGTAAAATCTGACAAGGCTCAGTGTCGGTTCTCTGTTTTTTGGGTTCTTTTATGTGTCCTGGTCTGTGTTTTGTAACCTCCTGAAGGCACAGAGAGATCTGTGGAGCTACACATGATCTCGTAATGAAAGTACATGTGAGGAAACGTGGGTCGAGATTAAAATAAGACTGATATGTTGACACACCTGATGACtgatcatgcacacacacacacacacacaggttttgcTTCCCCTTGATGGCTGCTGGCCAAATTCCCAATCCCATCATTCCCTTGTTATGGCCTGCGTCAGAGGGGCTCTTAATTAGCCCAGTTTCCTTCTCAATTTAAGCCAAGGatacgagagagagagagagagagagagacagagtgtgtgtgtgtgtgtgtgtgtgtgtgtgtgtgtgtgcgttgtaATTACAGGTCTCTATCCTTGCTTCCTATCCCACAGTGGACTCTGAATCTGAATCATATTAACAGTGCGCTGGTTAACACGCCTGAGATCACTTAGAGCTTCTACGGTCGGTGCACGTGAGCAGAATCACGAGGACCTGGAGACTGAAACTACGCTTTCATGTCCCGTCCTGATTCAGAGGGAGTGGTGGTTTAGTGGTCCAGTACGGGTGGCAGGTACAGAGTACATTTACGGAATTTAGTGGATCCAAAGcgcaatttgagcaattgagggttaagggccttgctcaggggtccaatgaacttggcaatggtggggcttgaaccagcaaccgtaTGATTACCAGTACGGTACCTAAACCACTGATCTACCACCACATAGAGCAACCATTGGAGAAGAAGTGCACTGTCCGGTCATGCTGATCTAATAACTTGACCAATCCGCAGATTTTATTTGGTGAATGTACATGATGATGACGGATATTAACCAGATGAGACAAGAACCGCACTCAAGTGTGACTGTCCACATTTTGATCAGCTCTCaaatacaccgacgaggcataacattatgaccactgacaggtgaagtgaataacactgattatctcttcatcacagcacctgttagtgggggggatatattaggcagcaagtgaacattttattctcaaagttgatgttagaagcaggaaaaatgagcgtgaggatctgagccagtttgacgagggccaaattgtgatggctagacgactaggtcagagcatcttcaaaatcgcagctcttgtggggtgtgtcccggtctgcagtggtcagtatctttcaaaagtggtccaaggaaggaacagtggtaaaccggcgacagggtcatgggcggccaaggctcattgatgcacgtggggagctaaagaagttaatgctggttctgatagaaaggtgtaagAATACACAtggcatcacagttgcagggctgttttggcagccaaagggggaccaacacaatattaggaaggtggtcataatgttatgtctaatcgatgtattcattaattcaattttataaaaatagcaataaaaaatgacagaaatgaattaaaacaacacacacacaaataaatcatgacataattattttataacaaaaaatattAGTACAAAGCtattatttaaaactacatATCCCACAATGCACTTCACATCCCATAATGCAATAAAATCAGTGTTTCTACAACAAACAGGCATTTTAATATGTTGTAAGTGTTTTAACGCTGGTATTTAGAACACTGTGagttaaataatgttttatataacATAGTTTTAGttcttttgtttagtttttaatataatttggcTTTTTTATTTCCCAGCTAGTTTGCAAAACATTTAAGAAGTGAGATCCATTCAGAGTTACCAAGATATCTGTAATCTTATGGATTCTGCTGTTTCTCTGACTGGAGGATTAACAGCCTGGAAATGTGAGTACTTCAACAGCAACGAAGCAAAATAACAAGCCGAGCAAGAGTCGTTTACATCTGACTGACTAGATTGTTGCATTTAGCATTGTTTATGTGCTAGCTTATGTTAAGTCAGACTGTTAAATGTTaaagaaaagctaaaataaagtaaacattattttattgcaCCATTCACCTGTTAACTCATGCTAAGTCAGATTTAGTGGTTTCTAGTGGTGCATTGAGCCTCATTTATCTGCAGCTAATGCTAAGTCAGACTAAGTAAGATCTAAAATAAAGCAAACAGTCTATAAATAAGACTGACTAGCTTCTACAGGAGCACGTAGCATAAATCATACAGGAGTTATTGGCTAGTTTAtggtgtttgtttatgtttgtttgtttattaggattttaacgtcatgttttacactttggttacattcatgacaggacaggtagttactcattacacaagattcatcagtacacaaggttatatcaaacacagtcatggacaatttagtgtctccagttcacctcacttgcacgtctttggactgtgggaggaaaccggagcaccacacagacacggggagaacatgcaaactccacacagaaaggacccagacagctccaccttcttgctgtgaggtgacagtgctacccacttagcgaCTCGCCCGTTTATAGTAAGTCatacttggtgggtagcactgttatttcacagcaagaaggtcctgggtttgattcccaggtggagcggtctggatcctttctgtgtggagtttgcatgttctccctgtgtctgtgtgggtttccgcccacagtacaaagacatgcagtcaggttaattggagattcaaaattgCCCAAAGTGTGtgttccctgtgatggactggcaacctgtccagagtgttttctgctttttgcccagtgaattgcttccaccatgaccctgaccagtatacaGCGGTGGACGGTTGTTATTCTTTGTCATGTAAAACCTCTCTCATGTGGTGTATGATTCAAAACTGAtttttttcattaataaaaagatAGGACGAGCTTACCTGATACCAAAGAGTAACTCTGAGGTCCTGCGATACCTGGACCCAACTCGGATGCCGTCTGATTGACCAGGCTGCTCTTCATCTCCTCCAGTCCACCAGCCAGAGACGCCATGGCCGAATACTCCGTCGTCTTTAGAGAGAGAAAACTAAGCGTGAGTTCTGCTCTCGCTCACCACTTGGGCACAAATGGTCAAGGGAAACGGAGGGCGTAGCATGATACAGTAATCCCTTTTGTGGCTACTATcgactgtctgtgggaatttgtgcccatttggtcaaaagagcatttctaTGGTCAGGCAgggatgttggatgagaaggcctggctcacaatcagtaCTGCAATTCATCATATAGGTGCTcagtgggattgaggtcagggctctgtgcgggTCATGCCTGTATGGACCTCATTTTGTACAACAAGTTAGGGAAggttcctttcctgttccagcattattgtgcccctgtgcatgaagaaaagctcagtttggacagtggtagactagtgggttcaaatccaggttctgccaTTTAAATccagccact
The sequence above is drawn from the Trichomycterus rosablanca isolate fTriRos1 chromosome 14, fTriRos1.hap1, whole genome shotgun sequence genome and encodes:
- the pax5 gene encoding paired box protein Pax-5 — protein: MFAWEIRDRLLAERVCDNDSVPSVSSINRIIRTKVQQPPGQSGNVSAHNLVSTVAVTQVSAVTSDAAGSSYSISGILGISAAADASKRKRDENLQDSALVNGHTHSGRDFLRKQMRGELFTPQQLEVLDCVLERQLCPDFYSAPDAIKPAQTTEYSAMASLAGGLEEMKSSLVNQTASELGPGIAGPQSYSLVSGRDLGSTTLPGYPPHVPPAGQGSYSAPSLTGMVPGGEFSGSPYSHPQYSTYNESWRFANPSLLVFQQEYGSLLGSERAASSGLFPSQTTQPTGSPYYYGAATRGAGPAATATAYDRH